A DNA window from Streptomyces parvus contains the following coding sequences:
- a CDS encoding STAS domain-containing protein, producing the protein MDLSLSTRNVSGPGGDRTVVEVGGEIDVYTAPKLREQLVELVNDGSYHLVVDMEGVDFLDSTGLGVLVGGLKRVRAHEGSLRLVCNQERILKIFRITGLTKVFPIHTTVDEAVAATD; encoded by the coding sequence GTGGACCTGTCCCTGTCGACTCGCAATGTGTCCGGCCCTGGTGGCGACCGTACGGTCGTCGAGGTCGGTGGCGAGATTGATGTGTATACCGCGCCCAAGCTGCGCGAGCAGTTGGTCGAGTTGGTGAATGACGGCAGCTACCACCTGGTTGTCGACATGGAAGGCGTCGACTTCCTCGACTCCACCGGCCTCGGCGTGCTCGTGGGCGGCTTGAAGCGTGTCCGGGCCCATGAGGGCTCGCTGCGCCTGGTCTGCAACCAGGAGCGCATTCTCAAGATCTTCCGGATCACGGGTCTGACCAAGGTGTTCCCGATTCACACCACGGTCGACGAGGCTGTCGCCGCCACCGACTGA
- a CDS encoding methyltransferase has product MSKSSLPAPDHAAALREALLAADFTADGLLERLGAPAYAALARSETVPALRATRGDTPLDTLVRLFLLQRPVAEERAREAMPLEECVADGWVTREGGADGEVRACVDVRPYGGPDGEDWFIVSDLGCAVGGAGGIGSRGEGVVLGVGGASTTLAGITVRTPVASALDLGTGSGIQALHAAQHATRVTATDLNPRALDFTRLTLALSGAAPADLREGSLFEPVGSDTFDLIISNPPFVISPGARLTYRDGGMGGDDLCRTLVQQAGDHLNEGGYAQFLANWQHVEGEEWQDRLRSWVPYGCDAWIVQREVQDVTQYAELWLRDSGDHRSDPAEYDQLYEAWLDEFQTRGTTSVGFGWITLRKSSAAAAGNPSIVVEEWPHAVQQPLGQAVQEHFARQDYLRDQDDAALLAGHFSLAAEVVQEQVGLPGAEDPEHVVLRQHRGMMRATKVDAVAAGFAGVCDGSLPAGRILDAIAQLMAEDPVLLRDRTPQAIRLLVEEGFLEPASGVVARGE; this is encoded by the coding sequence GTGAGTAAGAGCAGCCTTCCCGCACCCGACCACGCCGCCGCCCTCCGTGAGGCCCTGCTCGCCGCGGACTTCACCGCGGACGGGCTCCTCGAACGCCTCGGCGCGCCCGCCTACGCCGCCCTCGCGCGCAGCGAGACCGTCCCCGCCCTGCGGGCGACCCGGGGCGACACCCCGCTCGACACGCTGGTGCGGCTGTTCCTTCTGCAGCGCCCCGTCGCCGAGGAGCGGGCCCGTGAGGCCATGCCGCTGGAGGAGTGCGTCGCGGACGGCTGGGTGACCCGCGAGGGCGGTGCGGACGGGGAGGTCCGCGCATGCGTCGACGTACGGCCGTACGGGGGGCCGGACGGCGAGGACTGGTTCATCGTGTCCGACCTCGGATGCGCGGTCGGCGGCGCGGGCGGGATCGGCTCGCGCGGGGAGGGCGTCGTCCTCGGCGTCGGCGGGGCCTCCACCACCCTCGCCGGGATCACCGTGCGTACGCCGGTCGCCTCGGCGCTGGACCTCGGTACGGGCTCCGGTATCCAGGCGCTGCACGCAGCCCAGCACGCGACCCGGGTCACCGCCACCGACCTCAACCCCCGTGCCCTGGACTTCACCCGGCTCACCCTCGCCCTGTCCGGCGCCGCCCCCGCCGATCTGCGTGAGGGGTCCCTCTTCGAGCCGGTGGGCTCCGACACGTTCGACCTGATCATCTCCAACCCGCCGTTCGTCATCTCGCCCGGCGCCCGCCTCACCTACCGGGACGGCGGCATGGGCGGCGACGACCTGTGCCGCACGCTGGTGCAGCAGGCGGGCGACCATCTGAACGAAGGGGGCTACGCCCAGTTCCTCGCCAACTGGCAGCATGTGGAGGGCGAGGAGTGGCAGGACCGGCTGCGTTCCTGGGTGCCGTACGGCTGCGACGCCTGGATCGTCCAGCGCGAGGTCCAGGACGTCACGCAGTACGCCGAGCTGTGGCTGCGGGACAGCGGCGACCACCGCAGCGACCCCGCCGAGTACGACCAGCTGTACGAGGCGTGGCTCGACGAGTTCCAGACCCGGGGCACCACGTCCGTCGGCTTCGGCTGGATCACCCTGCGCAAGTCATCCGCCGCGGCGGCCGGGAACCCCTCGATCGTCGTCGAGGAGTGGCCGCACGCGGTGCAGCAGCCGCTCGGACAGGCCGTCCAAGAGCACTTCGCCCGCCAGGACTACCTCCGCGACCAGGACGACGCGGCGCTGCTCGCCGGGCATTTCTCCCTCGCCGCCGAGGTCGTGCAGGAGCAGGTCGGGCTGCCGGGCGCGGAGGACCCCGAGCACGTGGTGCTGCGTCAGCACCGGGGCATGATGCGGGCGACCAAGGTCGATGCGGTGGCCGCCGGGTTCGCCGGCGTGTGCGACGGGTCGCTGCCCGCCGGGCGGATCCTGGACGCGATCGCGCAGCTGATGGCGGAGGACCCGGTGCTCCTGCGCGACCGGACACCGCAGGCGATCCGGCTGCTGGTCGAGGAGGGCTTCCTGGAGCCGGCGTCCGGCGTCGTGGCGCGGGGGGAGTAG
- a CDS encoding Rv3654c family TadE-like protein: MGRGSGGGADRGVATVWVAVTAAGLCTVFAVVLVLGQVVAARHRAGGVADLAALAAADRALEGAEAACEAARRVALAQDALVVRCAVQGEVADVTARAGFGPYQPTVRARAGPPAAPSAGTPTDPPLRPPAGSSGGGPADPLGMPPAGPLAGAPTDPPVRSPAHSSAGAPGEPRAGS; this comes from the coding sequence TGTCACCGCAGCCGGTCTGTGCACCGTGTTCGCCGTGGTGCTCGTGCTGGGGCAGGTGGTGGCTGCTCGTCACCGGGCGGGCGGGGTCGCGGATCTGGCGGCCCTCGCCGCTGCGGACCGGGCGTTGGAGGGAGCTGAGGCCGCGTGTGAGGCGGCCCGGAGAGTGGCTCTGGCGCAGGACGCCCTGGTCGTTCGCTGCGCGGTGCAGGGAGAGGTCGCCGATGTGACCGCCCGCGCGGGATTCGGGCCCTACCAACCCACCGTCAGGGCCAGGGCCGGGCCTCCGGCGGCTCCTTCGGCCGGAACTCCGACCGATCCTCCGCTCCGGCCTCCGGCAGGTTCCTCCGGCGGGGGCCCGGCCGACCCTTTGGGCATGCCTCCGGCAGGTCCCCTGGCCGGGGCTCCGACCGATCCCCCGGTCCGGTCGCCGGCACATTCCTCGGCCGGGGCTCCGGGTGAGCCGCGTGCCGGGTCCTGA
- a CDS encoding ATP-binding protein, protein MATVELRFSAQPEHVRTARLVAAAVARRAGVDEAVLDEVRLAVGEACSRAVGLHRSHGITAPVSVALTEEEKAFSIEVGDSVPDPGADPAESGARDASGAGRTRSGSEADGEGEDEMGLAVISGLVDDVEVRSGAGGGVIRMSWPTADAAVRP, encoded by the coding sequence ATGGCCACCGTTGAACTCCGCTTCAGCGCCCAGCCTGAACATGTCAGGACGGCCCGCCTGGTGGCGGCCGCCGTGGCGCGCCGGGCCGGCGTGGACGAGGCGGTGCTCGACGAGGTCAGGCTCGCTGTCGGCGAGGCGTGCAGCCGCGCGGTGGGGCTGCACCGCAGTCACGGCATCACCGCGCCGGTCAGCGTCGCGCTGACCGAGGAGGAGAAGGCGTTCTCCATCGAGGTCGGGGACAGCGTTCCCGATCCCGGCGCCGATCCGGCCGAGTCCGGGGCGCGTGACGCCTCCGGAGCGGGCCGGACGCGGTCCGGCTCCGAGGCCGACGGTGAGGGCGAGGACGAGATGGGTCTCGCGGTCATCAGCGGACTCGTCGACGACGTGGAGGTCCGTTCCGGTGCGGGTGGCGGAGTGATCCGCATGAGCTGGCCGACGGCCGACGCCGCGGTACGGCCCTGA
- a CDS encoding sodium-translocating pyrophosphatase, translated as MAEFFTTPMAVLTQESALSDRPASLAAAALTDGNRLIVIVVAVVAVAALIVAQLLVRQVLAAGEGTERMKEIAAAVQEGANAYLARQLRTVGVFSVVVFFLLFLLPADDWSQRAGRSLFFLVGALFSAATGYIGMRLAVRSNVRVAAAAREATPAEGEPEKDLTAVSHKAMKIAFRTGGVVGMITVGLGLLGASCVVLVYAADAPKVLEGFGLGAALIAMFMRVGGGIFTKAADVGADLVGKVEQGIPEDDPRNAATIADNVGDNVGDCAGMAADLFESYAVTLVAALILGTAAFGDSGLAFPLMVPAIGVVTAMIGIFAVAPRRADRSGMTAINRGFFISAVISLGLVAVAAFTYLPSSYAELDGVTDEAITAHGGDPRIFALVAVAIGIVLAALIQQLTGYFTETNRRPVRDIGKSSLTGPATVVLAGISIGLESAVYTALLIGLGVYGAFLLGGTSIMLALFAVALAGTGLLTTVGVIVAMDTFGPVSDNAQGIAEMSGDVTGAGAQVLTDLDAVGNTTKAITKGIAIATAVLAAAALFGSYRDAIATAVDDVGAGAGELGLSLDISQPNNLVGLILGAAVVFLFSGLAINAVSRSAGSVVYEVRRQFREHPGIMDYSEKPEYGRVVDICTRDALRELATPGLLAVLAPIAVGFTLGVGALGSYLAGAIGTGTLMAVFLANSGGAWDNAKKLVEDGHHGGKGSEAHAATVIGDTVGDPFKDTAGPAINPLLKVMNLVALLIAPAIVQFSYGVDANPWVRALVAVVAIGIIVAAVYVSKRRGIAVGDDDASGDAGPSVPAPDPAAAP; from the coding sequence ATGGCGGAGTTCTTCACCACCCCAATGGCAGTACTGACGCAAGAATCCGCACTTTCCGACCGGCCCGCTTCCCTCGCGGCGGCGGCACTCACCGACGGCAACCGGCTGATCGTCATCGTCGTGGCGGTCGTCGCCGTCGCCGCGCTGATCGTCGCCCAGCTGCTCGTACGCCAGGTCCTGGCGGCCGGCGAGGGCACCGAACGGATGAAAGAGATCGCCGCGGCGGTCCAGGAGGGTGCGAACGCCTATCTGGCCCGGCAACTGCGCACCGTCGGTGTCTTCTCTGTCGTCGTGTTCTTCCTGCTGTTCCTGTTGCCGGCCGACGACTGGTCGCAGCGCGCGGGGCGTTCCCTCTTCTTCCTGGTGGGTGCGCTTTTCTCGGCGGCGACCGGATACATCGGCATGCGGCTCGCCGTTCGGAGCAATGTGCGGGTGGCCGCAGCCGCGCGGGAGGCGACTCCGGCGGAAGGCGAACCGGAAAAGGATCTCACCGCCGTCTCGCACAAAGCGATGAAGATCGCTTTCCGTACCGGTGGTGTGGTCGGAATGATCACGGTGGGACTCGGTCTGCTCGGGGCTTCCTGCGTGGTGCTCGTCTATGCCGCCGACGCGCCCAAGGTACTGGAGGGGTTCGGCCTCGGCGCGGCGCTCATCGCCATGTTCATGAGGGTCGGTGGCGGGATCTTCACCAAGGCCGCGGACGTGGGCGCCGACCTGGTGGGCAAGGTGGAGCAAGGCATCCCGGAGGACGATCCGCGCAACGCCGCCACCATCGCCGACAACGTGGGGGACAACGTCGGTGACTGCGCGGGCATGGCCGCCGACCTCTTCGAGTCGTACGCCGTGACGCTCGTCGCCGCGCTCATCCTCGGGACGGCCGCGTTCGGCGACTCCGGTCTCGCCTTCCCCCTGATGGTCCCGGCGATCGGTGTCGTCACCGCGATGATCGGGATCTTCGCGGTCGCCCCGCGCCGCGCCGACCGCAGCGGGATGACGGCGATCAACCGCGGCTTCTTCATCTCCGCGGTGATCTCGCTCGGCCTCGTGGCCGTGGCCGCCTTCACCTATCTGCCGTCCTCGTACGCCGAGCTGGACGGGGTCACCGACGAGGCGATCACCGCGCACGGCGGCGACCCGCGGATCTTCGCCCTGGTCGCGGTGGCCATCGGGATCGTCCTGGCCGCGCTCATCCAGCAGCTCACCGGCTACTTCACCGAGACCAACCGCCGCCCCGTCCGGGACATCGGGAAGTCCTCGCTCACCGGCCCGGCCACCGTGGTGCTCGCGGGCATCTCCATCGGCCTCGAGTCGGCCGTCTACACCGCGCTGCTGATCGGCCTCGGCGTCTACGGGGCGTTCCTGCTGGGCGGTACGTCGATCATGCTGGCGCTCTTCGCGGTCGCGCTCGCCGGGACGGGGCTCCTCACCACCGTCGGCGTCATCGTCGCCATGGACACCTTCGGTCCGGTGTCCGACAACGCCCAGGGCATCGCCGAGATGTCCGGGGACGTCACGGGGGCCGGCGCCCAGGTGCTCACCGACCTGGACGCGGTCGGCAACACGACCAAGGCCATCACCAAGGGCATCGCCATCGCCACCGCCGTCCTGGCGGCGGCCGCGCTCTTCGGGTCCTACCGCGACGCCATCGCCACGGCGGTCGACGACGTCGGGGCCGGAGCGGGCGAGCTCGGGCTGAGCCTGGACATCTCACAGCCCAACAACCTCGTCGGCCTGATCCTGGGCGCGGCAGTCGTCTTCCTGTTCTCGGGGCTCGCCATCAACGCCGTGTCCCGGTCCGCCGGATCCGTGGTCTACGAGGTCAGGCGGCAGTTCCGCGAGCATCCCGGGATCATGGACTACTCGGAGAAGCCGGAGTACGGACGCGTCGTCGACATCTGCACCCGCGACGCCCTGCGAGAGCTGGCCACGCCCGGGCTCCTCGCGGTGCTCGCACCGATCGCGGTCGGCTTCACCCTGGGCGTCGGCGCGCTCGGCTCGTACCTCGCCGGCGCGATCGGCACCGGAACGCTGATGGCGGTGTTCCTCGCCAACTCCGGCGGTGCCTGGGACAACGCCAAGAAGCTCGTCGAGGACGGCCACCACGGCGGCAAGGGCAGCGAGGCCCATGCCGCGACCGTCATCGGCGACACGGTCGGCGACCCGTTCAAGGACACGGCGGGCCCGGCGATCAATCCGCTCCTCAAGGTGATGAACCTGGTCGCCCTGCTCATCGCCCCGGCGATCGTGCAGTTCAGCTATGGCGTGGACGCGAACCCCTGGGTGCGGGCGCTGGTGGCCGTCGTCGCCATTGGGATCATCGTCGCCGCGGTGTACGTCTCCAAGCGGCGGGGCATCGCCGTGGGCGACGACGACGCCTCGGGGGACGCCGGTCCCTCGGTTCCCGCGCCGGATCCGGCAGCGGCTCCGTGA
- a CDS encoding DEAD/DEAH box helicase → MAFNHLPAAMHDALGPLSVTPVTHSVPMAKNHRPRRPAESRGSRPSPAMILDRLATGAGRAARITHTEHLPPRSGTHAIWPDRVRTEVISAIEEAGIDHPWAHQAAAAEHALDGESVVIATGTASGKSLAYLAPVLSTLLDGSEAPNGRGATALYLAPTKALAADQRRSVKALAAPLGNAVRPAVYDGDTPVEEREWVRQYANYVLTNPDMLHRGILPSHPRWSSFLRALRFVVIDECHTYRGVFGSHVAQVLRRLRRLCARYGADPVFLLASATAAAPAVAAGRLTGLRVVEVSDDASPRGELVFALWEPPLTDLHGEKGAPVRRTATAETADLLTDLTLQGVRSVAFVRSRRGAELISVIAKERLAEVDRSLAKRVAAYRGGYLPEERRALERALHSGELLGLAATTALELGIDVSGLDSVVICGYPGTRASLWQQAGRAGRSGQGALAVLVARDDPLDTYLVHHPEALFRQPVESTVLDPDNPYVLAPHLCAAAAELPLTEADIALFGPAVPELLPQLEAAKLLRRRTSGWHWTRRERAADLADIRGGGGRPVQIVEEGTGRLLGTVDAAAAHTAVHEGAVHLHQGRTHLVRKLDLEDSVALVEQAEPPYSTVARDTTAIAVLETDTEIPWGQGRLCYGSVEVTNQVVSFLRRKLITGEVLGETKLDLPPRTLRTRAVWWTVTEDQLDAARINPEILGGALHAAEHASIGLLPLFATCDRWDIGGVSVPLHPDTLLPTVFVYDGHPGGAGFAERAFHTARAWLTATREAIASCECEAGCPSCIQSPKCGNGNEPLHKRGAVRLLTELLRAAPLEPDEPATPKD, encoded by the coding sequence ATGGCATTCAATCACTTACCAGCAGCCATGCACGACGCCTTGGGACCATTGTCCGTCACGCCAGTGACACACTCGGTGCCGATGGCCAAGAATCACCGTCCCCGACGACCAGCCGAGAGCAGGGGCTCGCGCCCCTCTCCCGCCATGATCCTCGACCGGCTCGCCACAGGGGCGGGCCGGGCCGCGCGCATCACTCATACGGAGCACTTGCCCCCGAGATCGGGAACCCATGCCATCTGGCCGGATCGCGTGCGGACAGAAGTGATCTCGGCGATCGAGGAAGCCGGGATCGACCATCCGTGGGCGCATCAGGCGGCGGCGGCCGAGCACGCTCTGGACGGCGAATCGGTCGTGATCGCCACCGGCACGGCCTCCGGGAAGTCCCTCGCGTACCTCGCGCCGGTCCTCAGCACCCTCCTGGACGGCTCGGAGGCCCCGAACGGCCGCGGGGCCACCGCCCTGTACCTCGCCCCCACCAAGGCCCTGGCAGCCGACCAGCGGCGCTCGGTGAAAGCGCTCGCGGCCCCGCTCGGCAACGCCGTCAGGCCCGCGGTCTACGACGGCGACACCCCGGTCGAGGAACGCGAATGGGTACGGCAGTACGCCAACTACGTCCTGACCAACCCCGACATGCTGCACCGCGGCATCCTGCCCTCCCATCCCCGCTGGTCCTCGTTCCTGCGCGCCCTGCGGTTCGTCGTGATCGACGAGTGCCACACCTACCGGGGCGTCTTCGGCTCCCATGTCGCCCAGGTGCTGCGCCGTCTGCGCCGCCTGTGTGCCCGTTACGGGGCCGACCCGGTCTTCCTGCTCGCCTCGGCCACAGCGGCCGCCCCGGCGGTCGCAGCCGGGCGTCTGACGGGCCTGCGGGTCGTCGAGGTGTCCGACGACGCCTCCCCGCGCGGCGAGCTGGTCTTCGCCCTGTGGGAGCCCCCGCTGACCGACCTGCACGGCGAGAAGGGCGCCCCCGTACGCCGTACCGCGACGGCCGAGACCGCCGACCTGCTCACCGACCTGACCCTCCAGGGCGTCCGCTCGGTCGCCTTCGTACGCTCCCGGCGTGGCGCGGAACTGATCTCGGTGATCGCCAAGGAGCGCCTCGCGGAGGTCGACCGCTCGCTGGCGAAGCGGGTCGCCGCCTACCGCGGGGGCTACCTCCCCGAGGAGCGCCGGGCCCTGGAGCGGGCGTTGCACTCCGGCGAGCTGCTCGGCCTGGCGGCCACCACCGCTCTGGAGCTCGGCATCGACGTCTCCGGCCTCGACTCGGTGGTCATCTGCGGCTACCCGGGCACGCGGGCCTCCCTCTGGCAGCAGGCTGGCCGCGCCGGCCGCTCGGGCCAGGGCGCCCTGGCCGTCCTCGTGGCCCGCGACGACCCGCTGGACACCTACCTGGTGCACCACCCGGAGGCGCTGTTCCGGCAGCCCGTGGAGTCGACGGTGCTGGATCCGGACAACCCCTACGTCCTGGCCCCCCACCTCTGTGCCGCAGCCGCCGAACTGCCCCTCACCGAAGCCGACATCGCGCTCTTCGGCCCCGCCGTACCCGAACTGCTGCCACAACTGGAAGCGGCGAAACTGCTGCGCAGACGGACATCGGGCTGGCACTGGACCCGCCGCGAACGGGCCGCCGACCTCGCCGACATCCGGGGCGGGGGCGGCCGCCCCGTCCAGATCGTCGAGGAGGGCACCGGCCGCCTGCTGGGCACCGTCGACGCGGCCGCGGCCCACACCGCCGTCCACGAGGGGGCCGTACACCTCCACCAGGGCCGCACCCACCTGGTCCGGAAACTGGACCTGGAGGACTCCGTGGCCCTCGTCGAGCAGGCCGAACCCCCGTATTCGACGGTCGCCCGCGACACCACGGCCATCGCCGTCCTGGAGACCGACACCGAGATCCCCTGGGGCCAGGGCCGGCTCTGCTACGGCTCCGTCGAGGTCACCAATCAGGTCGTCTCCTTCCTCCGCCGCAAACTGATCACCGGGGAGGTCCTGGGCGAGACCAAGCTCGACCTGCCGCCCCGCACCCTGCGCACCCGAGCCGTCTGGTGGACGGTCACCGAGGACCAACTCGACGCCGCCCGCATCAACCCGGAGATCCTCGGCGGCGCGCTCCACGCCGCCGAACACGCCTCGATCGGCCTCCTCCCCCTCTTCGCCACCTGCGACCGCTGGGACATCGGCGGCGTCTCCGTGCCCCTGCACCCGGACACCCTCCTGCCGACGGTCTTCGTGTACGACGGCCATCCCGGAGGAGCCGGATTCGCCGAGCGGGCCTTCCACACCGCCCGTGCCTGGCTGACGGCGACCCGGGAGGCCATCGCGTCCTGCGAGTGCGAGGCGGGCTGCCCCTCCTGCATCCAGTCCCCCAAGTGCGGCAACGGCAACGAACCGCTGCACAAACGCGGAGCCGTACGCCTCCTCACCGAACTCCTCAGGGCCGCCCCCCTGGAACCGGACGAACCGGCCACCCCGAAGGACTGA